The Halobellus sp. MBLA0158 genome has a window encoding:
- a CDS encoding proteasome assembly chaperone family protein, giving the protein MARISTLAADVSLSEPSLVEGFPGVGLVGKIAADHLVEEFEMVHYANVYCDGLPKVAVYAEDDAELRPPVRIYADADRDLLVLQSDVPIRPDAAVELADCLSGWFDELNVTPLYLSGIPREKDQGTVPSLYGLGIADGVDRISEVGIEVPHEMGLVSGPTGVLLNHAVESGRTAVGLVVESDPRFPDPEAARILIKQGIEPLTGLDVPVDDLVDRAEQIRQAKERLAKRMEEAGEESTQARPIGMYQ; this is encoded by the coding sequence ATGGCTCGCATCTCCACGCTCGCCGCCGACGTGTCGCTGTCGGAACCGTCGCTGGTCGAGGGGTTCCCGGGCGTCGGCCTCGTCGGCAAGATCGCCGCCGACCACCTCGTCGAGGAGTTCGAGATGGTCCACTACGCCAACGTCTACTGCGACGGGCTGCCGAAGGTCGCGGTCTACGCCGAGGACGACGCCGAGCTCCGACCGCCGGTCCGGATCTACGCCGACGCCGACCGCGACCTGCTCGTCCTCCAGAGCGACGTCCCGATCCGACCGGACGCCGCCGTCGAACTGGCCGACTGCCTGTCCGGGTGGTTCGACGAACTGAACGTGACGCCGCTGTACCTCTCGGGGATCCCGCGGGAGAAGGACCAGGGCACCGTCCCGTCGCTGTACGGCCTCGGCATCGCCGACGGCGTCGATCGGATCTCCGAGGTCGGGATCGAGGTCCCACACGAGATGGGCCTCGTCTCGGGACCGACGGGCGTCCTCCTGAATCACGCCGTCGAGTCCGGGCGGACGGCGGTCGGGCTGGTCGTCGAATCGGACCCGCGGTTCCCGGACCCGGAGGCGGCCCGGATCCTGATCAAGCAGGGCATCGAACCGCTGACGGGGCTGGACGTGCCCGTCGACGACCTCGTCGACCGCGCCGAGCAGATCCGACAGGCGAAAGAGCGCCTCGCCAAGCGGATGGAGGAGGCCGGCGAGGAGAGCACCCAGGCCCGGCCGATCGGGATGTACCAGTAG
- a CDS encoding RsmB/NOP family class I SAM-dependent RNA methyltransferase — MEPLERYASLVDDFDAFRRACERPLPSVVRVNTLKASVDRAREALDDEGVDYEVTDWHPGIFRLDERGPGTSWPYFHGWLHGQEEVSALPALALDPRPGDVVWDACAAPGSKTTQLADLMDDSGLLIGNDNNLGRLSALRHNAERLGITNLAVTNQDARNFSFKPFGDRTDHDNRVEAFDRALVDAPCSCEGTIRKNPDALDRWSMDHVESVAGIQKGILRRAIQATRPGGTVVYSTCTFAPEENEAVLDHALESEDCELREWEAPDGFETDPGVTEWDGEEYDPAVERAHRVYPHRNDTGGFFCAKLEVTG, encoded by the coding sequence ATGGAACCACTCGAGCGGTACGCGTCGCTCGTCGACGACTTCGACGCGTTCCGCAGGGCGTGCGAGCGGCCGCTCCCCTCGGTCGTCCGCGTCAACACCCTGAAGGCCTCCGTCGACCGCGCCCGCGAGGCGCTCGACGACGAGGGTGTCGACTACGAAGTCACCGACTGGCATCCCGGAATCTTCCGGCTCGACGAGCGCGGCCCGGGGACGTCGTGGCCGTACTTCCACGGCTGGCTCCACGGCCAGGAGGAGGTATCGGCGCTGCCCGCGCTGGCGCTCGATCCACGGCCGGGAGACGTCGTCTGGGACGCTTGCGCCGCGCCGGGGAGCAAGACCACCCAGCTCGCGGACCTGATGGACGATTCCGGCCTCCTGATCGGCAACGACAACAACCTCGGGCGGCTCTCGGCGCTCCGGCACAACGCCGAGCGCCTCGGGATCACGAACCTCGCGGTGACGAATCAGGACGCGCGGAACTTCTCGTTCAAGCCGTTCGGCGACCGCACCGACCACGACAACCGAGTCGAGGCCTTCGACCGCGCGCTCGTGGACGCGCCCTGCTCGTGTGAGGGGACGATCCGCAAGAATCCCGACGCTCTGGACCGCTGGTCGATGGACCACGTCGAGAGCGTCGCGGGCATCCAGAAGGGCATCCTCCGGCGGGCGATCCAGGCGACGCGACCCGGCGGCACCGTCGTCTACTCGACCTGTACCTTCGCGCCCGAAGAGAACGAGGCCGTCCTGGACCACGCGCTCGAATCCGAGGACTGCGAGCTCCGCGAGTGGGAGGCCCCCGACGGCTTCGAGACGGATCCGGGCGTCACCGAGTGGGACGGCGAGGAGTACGATCCGGCCGTCGAGCGGGCCCACCGCGTCTACCCGCACCGCAACGACACGGGCGGGTTCTTCTGTGCGAAACTGGAGGTGACGGGATGA
- a CDS encoding DUF7122 family protein: MTDETEDGSGGDPPENDGQRFDRLPATPDEREVPGRPARSEVVDWWHDRYGIPPEIWDDYTFWEKGNGKLWAFAADVVSPISVEGLGLRILRARQEHWKPSTNAVQRFGGAATENVVVLGGEEAERFARGDDQDLPRWDGDWGYVIAAHDIAGDVDPIGVGLYLHGELRSTIPKGRREDLS, encoded by the coding sequence ATGACTGACGAGACGGAGGACGGTAGCGGCGGCGACCCGCCCGAGAACGACGGTCAGCGGTTCGACCGCCTGCCGGCGACGCCCGACGAGCGCGAGGTCCCGGGGCGGCCGGCCCGCTCGGAGGTCGTCGACTGGTGGCACGACCGCTACGGGATCCCGCCGGAGATCTGGGACGACTACACCTTCTGGGAGAAGGGCAACGGCAAGCTCTGGGCGTTCGCCGCCGACGTCGTCTCCCCCATCTCAGTGGAGGGGCTCGGGCTGCGGATCCTCCGCGCGCGCCAGGAGCACTGGAAGCCCTCGACGAACGCGGTCCAGCGGTTCGGCGGTGCGGCGACCGAGAACGTCGTCGTCCTGGGAGGGGAAGAGGCCGAGCGCTTCGCCCGCGGCGACGACCAGGACCTGCCGCGCTGGGACGGCGACTGGGGCTACGTGATCGCCGCCCACGATATCGCCGGCGACGTCGACCCGATCGGCGTCGGGCTCTACCTCCACGGCGAACTCCGGTCGACGATCCCGAAGGGCCGCCGCGAGGACCTCTCGTAG
- a CDS encoding DUF790 family protein, with protein sequence MLRKDLLRVSRAGGGYHPQFAGREDRPLAARVIGVFQGHVGEPRRRLDEALDDLERDADDFKLVRGFAALVEREGVFETRAPHPPERVRRVVFESAEGVGAVVTESDRLEALETAADALGTDVESIETSLYADREVNEVLSSFEPRWDPDQLIEQYNLSLAQTALFDATEVRVRSSDPKRLVSAVKRLGLMYEIRREGGSGGHADDSIAERELVVTGPDALFRRTRRYGTAFARLLRSVAGTAEWSLSATIDDRGTERELRLDSGDVSVPDVDPVAEPTYDSGVEADFAARFAGLDLDWELSREPEPLAAGARAMIPDFAFDYRPGGADAPALRVFFEVMGFWTPEYVEKKLDQFGSVDDDVELLVAVDESLGVGEEIKALDHRVVTFTDRVRVKDVVDALREYESALVDAAAESLPDSLVPDDDVVHLDTLARDHGVSASAIESVSFPEHERVGRTLIRPAVLDALAADIEPGLSLSEAESVLADRGIDDTSAVLSRLGYRVAWESLGGGTIEEKEP encoded by the coding sequence GTGCTGCGAAAGGACCTCCTCCGGGTCTCCAGGGCAGGCGGCGGCTACCATCCGCAGTTCGCGGGACGCGAGGACCGGCCGCTCGCCGCGCGCGTCATCGGCGTCTTCCAGGGGCACGTCGGCGAGCCGCGCCGGCGCCTGGACGAGGCGCTCGACGACCTCGAACGCGACGCCGACGACTTCAAGCTCGTCCGCGGGTTCGCGGCGCTCGTAGAACGCGAGGGGGTCTTCGAGACGCGCGCGCCGCACCCGCCCGAGCGGGTCAGGCGCGTCGTCTTCGAGTCCGCGGAGGGAGTCGGCGCGGTCGTGACCGAGAGCGACCGGCTGGAGGCGCTGGAGACGGCGGCCGACGCGCTCGGGACCGACGTCGAGTCCATCGAGACGTCGCTGTACGCCGATCGGGAGGTAAACGAGGTGCTGTCGTCGTTCGAGCCGCGGTGGGATCCCGACCAGCTCATCGAGCAGTACAACCTCTCGCTGGCCCAGACCGCCCTCTTCGACGCGACGGAGGTCCGCGTCCGGAGCTCGGACCCGAAGCGGCTCGTCTCGGCCGTCAAACGCCTCGGTCTGATGTACGAGATCCGTCGTGAGGGAGGGAGCGGAGGCCACGCGGACGACAGCATCGCCGAGCGCGAGCTCGTCGTGACCGGCCCCGACGCGCTCTTCCGGCGGACTCGCCGCTACGGGACCGCCTTCGCGCGCCTCCTGCGGAGCGTCGCAGGCACGGCCGAGTGGTCGCTGTCGGCGACGATCGACGACCGCGGCACCGAGCGCGAACTCCGGCTCGACTCGGGGGACGTCTCCGTGCCGGACGTCGATCCCGTCGCGGAACCGACCTACGACAGCGGCGTCGAGGCCGACTTCGCCGCCCGGTTCGCCGGCCTCGACCTCGACTGGGAACTCTCGCGGGAGCCCGAGCCGCTCGCGGCGGGCGCGCGGGCGATGATCCCCGACTTCGCGTTCGACTACCGGCCCGGCGGCGCCGACGCGCCCGCGCTCCGGGTGTTCTTCGAGGTGATGGGGTTCTGGACGCCCGAGTACGTCGAGAAGAAGCTCGACCAGTTCGGAAGCGTCGACGACGACGTCGAACTTCTCGTCGCGGTCGACGAGTCCCTCGGCGTCGGCGAGGAGATCAAGGCCCTCGACCACCGGGTGGTCACCTTCACCGATCGGGTGCGCGTGAAGGACGTCGTCGACGCCCTCCGGGAGTACGAGTCGGCCCTGGTCGACGCCGCGGCGGAATCGCTCCCCGACTCGCTCGTCCCCGACGACGACGTGGTCCACCTCGATACCCTGGCGCGCGACCACGGCGTGAGCGCCTCAGCCATCGAGTCGGTGTCGTTCCCCGAGCACGAGCGCGTGGGTCGGACGCTGATTCGCCCGGCGGTGCTCGACGCGCTCGCGGCGGACATCGAGCCGGGGCTGTCGCTGTCGGAGGCCGAGTCGGTGCTGGCGGACCGCGGCATCGACGACACATCCGCCGTCCTCTCGCGGCTCGGCTATCGGGTCGCGTGGGAGAGCCTCGGCGGCGGGACGATCGAGGAGAAAGAGCCGTAG
- a CDS encoding transcriptional initiation protein Tat, with protein MDRRTVLAAAAGSLSALLGGCLGAAPGATGPRHPPDAPAGEPRRTTAPPPLSVGTFDFEATDAGDLRVFGTVRNRSDAERTATVTVTVGLGDEEFEREASLAVPAGETAEWSVTFDVAYERFTTNGNLSVDVA; from the coding sequence ATGGACCGACGCACCGTACTCGCCGCCGCGGCCGGGTCGCTCTCGGCGCTTCTCGGCGGCTGCCTCGGCGCGGCGCCGGGAGCGACGGGTCCGCGCCACCCGCCCGACGCGCCCGCCGGCGAACCCCGCCGAACGACGGCCCCGCCCCCTCTCAGCGTCGGCACCTTCGACTTCGAGGCGACGGACGCGGGCGACCTCCGCGTGTTCGGGACGGTCCGGAACCGAAGCGACGCCGAGCGGACCGCGACCGTGACGGTCACCGTCGGCCTCGGCGACGAGGAGTTCGAGCGGGAGGCGTCGCTCGCGGTTCCCGCGGGGGAGACGGCCGAGTGGTCGGTGACGTTCGACGTCGCCTACGAGCGGTTCACGACGAACGGGAATCTCAGCGTCGACGTCGCCTGA
- a CDS encoding DEAD/DEAH box helicase — translation MLTFRFEDGTIRIDGLDESDVGSDSLPGVAWDDRGLVARAPAHRYADLRRALREADVRFEDRVLPETSLSLSHAYDLRPYQEEAIDAWRAGDDRGVVELPTGAGKTVLAVDVIARLGVPTLVVVPTIDLLDQWKRELETEFDVPVGQFGGGEQTQEAITVSTYDSAYLRAEDVGGDFGLVVFDEVHHLGGEGYRDVARLVAAPARLGLTATFERPDGAHEIIEDLVGPKVYEAGVDDLAGEHLADYEVRRVEVELGPEEREAYEAAQGTFVDYLKRSNLSLKSGSDYRKLVMRSGNDPKAREALLAKQRARRIMMNADAKVETLGRLLDRHREDRVIVFTAHTDLVYRLSERYLLPAITSETGASERREILDRFRDGTYSRVVTANVLDEGVDVPDANVAVVLAGSGSEREFTQRLGRILRPKDDGGRALLYEVVSEETAEERVADRRR, via the coding sequence GTGCTCACGTTCCGGTTCGAGGACGGAACGATCCGGATCGACGGGCTCGACGAGTCCGACGTCGGGTCCGACTCGCTCCCGGGCGTCGCCTGGGACGACCGCGGCCTCGTCGCTCGCGCGCCCGCCCACCGCTACGCCGACCTCCGGCGCGCGCTCCGCGAGGCCGACGTCCGCTTCGAGGATCGGGTGCTCCCGGAGACGTCCCTCTCGCTGTCGCACGCGTACGACCTCCGCCCGTACCAGGAGGAGGCGATCGACGCCTGGCGCGCCGGCGACGACCGCGGCGTCGTCGAACTCCCGACGGGCGCCGGGAAGACCGTCCTCGCGGTCGACGTCATCGCTCGACTCGGGGTGCCGACGCTCGTGGTCGTCCCGACGATCGACCTCCTCGACCAGTGGAAGCGCGAACTGGAGACCGAGTTCGACGTCCCCGTGGGGCAGTTCGGCGGCGGGGAGCAGACCCAGGAGGCGATCACGGTCTCGACCTACGACTCGGCGTACCTGCGCGCCGAAGACGTCGGCGGCGACTTCGGGCTCGTCGTCTTCGACGAGGTCCACCACCTCGGCGGCGAGGGCTACCGCGACGTCGCGCGGCTCGTGGCCGCGCCCGCCCGCCTCGGGCTGACGGCGACCTTCGAGCGCCCCGACGGCGCCCACGAGATCATCGAGGACCTCGTCGGGCCGAAAGTCTACGAGGCCGGCGTCGACGACCTCGCGGGCGAGCACCTCGCGGACTACGAGGTCCGGCGCGTCGAGGTCGAACTCGGCCCCGAGGAGCGCGAGGCCTACGAGGCGGCCCAGGGGACCTTCGTCGACTACCTCAAGCGCTCGAACCTCTCGCTGAAGAGCGGCTCCGATTACCGGAAGCTGGTGATGCGTTCCGGCAACGATCCGAAGGCCCGCGAGGCGCTCCTGGCGAAGCAGCGCGCCCGGCGGATCATGATGAACGCCGACGCGAAGGTGGAGACGCTCGGCCGATTGCTCGATCGCCACCGCGAGGACCGGGTGATCGTCTTCACGGCCCACACCGACCTGGTCTATCGGCTCTCGGAGCGGTACCTGCTTCCGGCGATCACGAGCGAGACCGGCGCGAGCGAGCGCCGGGAGATCCTCGACCGATTCAGGGACGGGACGTACTCGCGGGTCGTGACCGCGAACGTTCTCGACGAGGGCGTCGACGTCCCCGACGCCAACGTCGCGGTCGTGCTCGCCGGGTCGGGCTCCGAGCGGGAGTTCACCCAGCGGCTCGGACGGATCCTCCGCCCGAAGGACGACGGCGGACGCGCGCTGCTGTACGAGGTCGTGAGCGAGGAGACCGCCGAAGAGCGCGTCGCGGACCGGCGCCGGTGA
- a CDS encoding ABC transporter ATP-binding protein — translation MAGVSDDPGAAAGSDESDASPKVVVDGVGRVYESERQRVEALSDVNFSVSDGEFVCLVGPSGCGKTTLFRTIAGLEAPTSGEIRLDGEPVTGPGTDRGMVFQEYGLFPWRTVRGNVAFGLEEQGVDGAERTRRIDEMLDLVGLSDFADAYPKELSGGMKQRVGIARALAVDPEILLADEPFGSVDAQTRDMLHGELLRIWSETEKTVLFVTHDVEEAVKLSDRVVVMAANPGRVREVVSVDLDRPRERTDPAFGEHVDRIRGLIGE, via the coding sequence GTGGCGGGAGTGAGCGACGACCCGGGCGCGGCGGCCGGCTCAGACGAGTCCGACGCCAGCCCGAAGGTCGTCGTCGACGGCGTGGGCAGGGTCTACGAGTCGGAGCGCCAGCGCGTCGAGGCGCTCTCGGACGTGAATTTCTCGGTCTCCGACGGGGAGTTCGTCTGTCTCGTCGGCCCGTCGGGCTGCGGTAAGACGACGCTCTTCCGGACGATCGCGGGGCTGGAGGCGCCGACGAGCGGCGAGATCCGCCTCGACGGCGAGCCCGTCACCGGGCCCGGAACGGACCGGGGGATGGTCTTCCAGGAGTACGGCCTGTTCCCCTGGCGGACCGTCCGCGGCAACGTCGCCTTCGGCCTCGAAGAGCAGGGCGTCGACGGCGCCGAGCGGACGCGCCGGATCGACGAGATGCTCGATCTGGTCGGGCTCTCGGACTTCGCGGACGCCTACCCGAAGGAGCTCTCCGGCGGGATGAAACAGCGCGTCGGCATCGCGCGGGCGCTCGCGGTCGACCCGGAGATCCTGCTCGCCGACGAGCCGTTCGGCAGCGTCGACGCACAGACCCGGGATATGCTCCACGGAGAACTCCTCCGGATCTGGTCCGAGACAGAGAAGACGGTGCTGTTCGTGACCCACGACGTCGAGGAGGCGGTGAAGCTCTCCGATCGGGTGGTCGTGATGGCGGCCAATCCGGGCCGCGTCCGGGAGGTCGTCTCCGTCGACCTCGACCGCCCGCGCGAGCGCACCGACCCGGCGTTCGGCGAGCACGTCGATCGGATCCGCGGCCTGATCGGCGAGTGA
- a CDS encoding ABC transporter permease: protein MSVEAGTASESSTTDVARSRSDGETEGASGLDTVGLAYGAVGSVVFLAVWQAAAMAVGRTYLLPSPVEVATAFVVEFTAPTTFAVPFVGVTVPATRLIANLAQSLLHYVPGLVVGSVLGIALGVGMGWSARLDDALTPVTRFLRPIPPLAWIVFAIVWIGIGHGGAAFIVGIGAFWINFYNAYAGVEGVSTHLKEVAASLGVDDDLTMIRKVVLPAATPSIATGIRTSIGQCWMIVVAAELFGAPGVGFQIINAAQNLATDVSVAYMGVISLVFLVSDGLFRRVERRVLAWRE, encoded by the coding sequence ATGAGCGTCGAGGCCGGGACGGCGTCGGAGTCGAGCACGACCGACGTCGCGCGGTCCCGCAGCGACGGCGAGACCGAGGGAGCCTCGGGCCTCGACACGGTCGGTCTGGCGTACGGCGCCGTCGGATCGGTCGTCTTCCTCGCGGTCTGGCAGGCCGCGGCGATGGCGGTGGGTCGGACGTACCTCCTCCCCTCGCCGGTCGAGGTCGCGACCGCGTTCGTCGTCGAGTTCACCGCGCCGACGACGTTCGCCGTCCCGTTCGTCGGCGTCACCGTCCCGGCGACGCGCCTGATCGCGAACCTCGCACAGAGCCTGCTCCACTACGTCCCCGGCCTGGTCGTCGGGAGCGTCCTCGGCATCGCGCTGGGCGTCGGGATGGGCTGGAGCGCCCGCCTCGACGACGCGCTCACGCCCGTCACTCGGTTCCTCCGGCCGATCCCGCCGCTGGCGTGGATCGTCTTCGCGATCGTCTGGATCGGCATCGGCCACGGCGGCGCGGCGTTCATCGTCGGCATCGGCGCCTTCTGGATCAACTTCTACAACGCCTACGCGGGCGTCGAGGGCGTCTCGACCCACCTGAAGGAGGTCGCGGCGAGCCTCGGCGTCGACGACGACCTCACGATGATCCGGAAGGTGGTCCTGCCCGCGGCGACCCCCTCGATCGCGACGGGGATCCGGACCAGCATCGGGCAGTGCTGGATGATCGTCGTCGCCGCCGAGCTGTTCGGCGCGCCGGGCGTCGGCTTCCAGATCATCAACGCCGCCCAGAACCTCGCGACGGACGTGAGCGTGGCGTATATGGGCGTCATCAGCCTCGTCTTCCTCGTGAGCGACGGGCTATTCCGCCGGGTCGAACGGAGGGTTCTGGCGTGGCGGGAGTGA
- a CDS encoding ABC transporter substrate-binding protein codes for MTDGTAISRRRLLKSTAGVSAAGLAGIAGCTGGGSGSGGSGGGLDEIRVAYMPIYPDMQYFVMDQEGYFDELSATVEGEVFSDGPSIVQASATGDFDVMMFGIVPAMIVMDKGIPSKITAANIQNAMQILAHDDFAAIWEEADSGADAFARFEEERGRKFKFGTFPPGSVPDILLRYWLAEIVGVDPENDVNITALGGAGPVRQALLAGEIDGTSIMEPVPTIAEMNDAPYQSIAWAGDFMPGQPAAVTLMHDRLREDNPEQAAAFVEQHQRATTFATENPDQAAQHASTVIGESSLPVETARRAMDSPASDFITDPHKIADGAQVFSEYAAQLGKTSEALSNDAMFDFGVYDSL; via the coding sequence ATGACCGACGGGACTGCGATCTCGCGACGACGACTCCTCAAATCGACGGCCGGTGTCTCGGCCGCCGGACTGGCTGGCATCGCCGGCTGCACCGGCGGCGGTAGCGGCAGCGGCGGATCGGGCGGCGGCCTCGACGAGATCCGCGTCGCGTACATGCCGATCTACCCCGATATGCAGTACTTCGTGATGGACCAGGAGGGGTACTTCGACGAGCTGTCGGCCACCGTCGAGGGGGAGGTGTTCTCCGACGGTCCGAGCATCGTGCAGGCGTCGGCGACGGGCGACTTCGACGTGATGATGTTCGGGATCGTCCCCGCGATGATCGTGATGGACAAGGGCATCCCCTCGAAGATCACCGCCGCGAACATCCAGAACGCGATGCAGATCCTCGCCCACGACGACTTCGCGGCGATCTGGGAGGAGGCCGACTCGGGCGCCGACGCCTTCGCCCGCTTCGAGGAAGAACGCGGCCGGAAGTTCAAGTTCGGGACGTTCCCGCCGGGCTCTGTCCCCGACATCCTGCTCCGCTACTGGCTCGCGGAGATCGTCGGCGTCGACCCCGAAAACGACGTGAACATCACGGCGCTCGGCGGTGCCGGCCCGGTTCGGCAGGCGCTCCTGGCCGGCGAGATCGACGGCACCTCGATTATGGAGCCGGTCCCGACCATCGCCGAGATGAACGACGCGCCGTACCAGTCGATCGCCTGGGCGGGCGACTTCATGCCCGGCCAGCCCGCGGCGGTGACGCTGATGCACGACCGGCTCCGCGAGGACAACCCCGAGCAGGCGGCGGCGTTCGTCGAGCAGCACCAGCGCGCGACGACGTTCGCCACCGAGAACCCCGATCAGGCCGCACAGCACGCCAGCACCGTCATCGGCGAGTCGTCGCTGCCGGTCGAGACCGCGCGCCGCGCGATGGACTCGCCGGCGTCGGACTTCATCACGGACCCGCACAAGATCGCCGACGGCGCACAGGTCTTCTCGGAGTACGCCGCCCAGCTCGGCAAGACGAGCGAGGCGCTCTCGAACGACGCGATGTTCGACTTCGGGGTGTACGACTCGCTATGA
- a CDS encoding pyridoxal phosphate-dependent aminotransferase, with translation MTHFSDRVEQVSISGIREVFEAAGEDAINLGLGQPDFAAPPHAREAAAEAIREGLADGYTENKGTRSLREAIADKHARDQGLDVDPDDVIATAGGSEALHVALEAHVDAGDEVIIPDPGFVSYDALTRLTGGTPVPVPLRDDLTIDPAAVEEAITDDTAAFVVNSPGNPTGAVSPPEDVREFARIADEHDVLCISDEVYEYTVFDGKFRSPIEFADSDNVVVVNSASKLYSMTGWRLGWVTASSRRVERMLRVHQYAQACAAAPSQFAAEAALTGPQDQVDEMTESFRERRDLVVEGLEEIGLDVPTPGGAFYVMPEVPEGFVDECLDRGVVIVPGDAFGEHGDGYARLSYATDEDSLREALDIMEDAYDAVV, from the coding sequence ATGACGCACTTTTCGGACCGTGTCGAGCAGGTGTCGATCAGCGGCATCCGCGAGGTCTTCGAGGCCGCCGGCGAGGACGCCATCAACCTCGGGCTGGGCCAGCCAGACTTCGCGGCGCCGCCCCACGCCCGCGAGGCCGCCGCGGAGGCCATCCGCGAGGGGCTCGCCGACGGCTACACCGAAAACAAGGGCACCCGCTCCCTCCGCGAAGCCATCGCCGACAAGCACGCGCGGGACCAGGGGCTCGACGTCGATCCCGACGACGTGATCGCCACCGCGGGCGGCTCCGAGGCGCTGCACGTCGCTCTGGAGGCCCACGTCGACGCCGGCGACGAGGTCATCATCCCGGATCCGGGGTTCGTCTCCTACGACGCCCTCACGCGACTCACCGGCGGGACGCCCGTCCCCGTGCCGCTCCGCGACGATCTCACGATCGACCCCGCGGCGGTCGAAGAAGCGATCACCGACGACACCGCGGCGTTCGTCGTCAACAGCCCCGGCAACCCCACCGGCGCGGTCTCGCCGCCCGAGGACGTCCGGGAGTTCGCCCGGATCGCCGACGAACACGACGTGCTCTGCATCTCTGACGAGGTCTACGAGTACACCGTCTTCGACGGGAAGTTCCGCTCGCCGATCGAGTTCGCCGACTCCGACAACGTCGTCGTCGTCAACTCCGCCTCGAAGCTCTACTCGATGACGGGCTGGCGGCTCGGTTGGGTCACAGCCTCCTCACGCAGAGTCGAGCGGATGCTCCGCGTCCACCAGTACGCCCAGGCCTGCGCCGCCGCGCCGTCGCAGTTCGCGGCCGAGGCCGCCCTCACGGGGCCGCAGGATCAGGTCGACGAGATGACCGAATCGTTCCGGGAGCGCCGGGACCTCGTCGTCGAGGGGTTAGAGGAGATCGGCCTCGACGTTCCCACCCCGGGCGGCGCGTTCTACGTGATGCCGGAGGTGCCCGAGGGCTTCGTCGACGAGTGTCTGGACCGCGGCGTCGTGATCGTCCCCGGCGACGCCTTCGGCGAGCACGGCGACGGCTACGCGCGGCTCTCGTATGCGACCGACGAGGACTCGCTGCGGGAGGCGCTCGACATTATGGAAGACGCCTACGACGCGGTGGTCTGA
- a CDS encoding DUF5615 family PIN-like protein, which translates to MTGVRILLDEHVGRVFERLLRERGYEVEQAKDRFGEHTSDPELLSWCGDSDSVLLTNNAKDFEALHGEIDHAGILLYYDQSLPDADPEGLARAVDEVFTQYGPDGVSGRLVDLGEWYEWLHSRN; encoded by the coding sequence GTGACGGGCGTTCGGATCCTGCTGGACGAGCACGTCGGACGAGTCTTCGAGCGACTGCTCCGGGAACGCGGCTACGAGGTCGAGCAGGCGAAAGACCGCTTCGGAGAACACACGAGCGATCCGGAACTTCTGTCGTGGTGCGGGGACTCCGACAGCGTCCTGCTGACGAACAACGCGAAGGACTTCGAGGCGCTCCACGGCGAGATCGATCACGCGGGGATCTTACTCTACTACGATCAGAGCCTCCCCGACGCCGACCCGGAAGGGCTCGCTCGCGCCGTCGACGAGGTGTTCACCCAGTACGGGCCTGACGGAGTCAGCGGCCGACTGGTCGACCTCGGGGAGTGGTACGAGTGGCTTCACAGTCGAAACTGA
- a CDS encoding DUF433 domain-containing protein, whose translation MSITRNDDVLGGEPRIAGTRVGVRHVAARVIDGGQSPAHVADQFDVALADVYESLSYYYAHIDEMRELERENEAAFDRVRESSLKPKETVQ comes from the coding sequence ATGAGTATCACCCGTAACGATGACGTACTCGGGGGCGAGCCGCGGATTGCCGGCACGCGCGTCGGCGTCCGCCACGTCGCCGCGCGGGTGATAGACGGCGGGCAGTCGCCCGCCCACGTCGCGGATCAGTTCGACGTCGCTCTCGCCGACGTGTACGAATCTCTCTCGTATTACTACGCTCACATCGACGAGATGCGCGAACTCGAACGGGAGAACGAAGCGGCGTTCGATCGCGTTCGCGAGTCGTCCCTGAAGCCCAAAGAGACCGTGCAGTGA